The sequence CATTTATGTTTATTTAAGAAATTGATATATTAATTACTAATATTTCTGTGGGTAACCTACTTTATGTGTTACActattctttactttttttgcCGAAAAGAATCAACAGAAATTGAGATTCAAAAGAGGTAAATGTGgattcttagaaaaacaaacaacaagagTGATGATGAGAGTAAGAGAAATATACCcaattttctaaataaaaatagagaacTCTGTAAGCTTATGTCTACTGTTAGAGAGAAATATTCAAATCTTTAAGCAAGAATACTTTCCATCCAAGGAATGCATAGATTCTGATAGAGTGGACTGAATCTGAAACAGACTACAgttttctcactgaaaaaagTTTGATAAAATGAATTCCAGGTAAGACTTCATCACTTACCATTCTGGAAGAATGAAAGTTGAGAAATATTCAGCAATATTTTGTGCCTGAAAAAACAACAAGgtaaaaagaattttcaaaaacaaaattaacaaaagCTTTAAAGACTCCTTGTGTGCCTACATGCAAGAACATCTCTATTTCATGTGTTTAACTGCAGTGCCGTTACTCATAGTTCACTAAAGATAAATGGAATCTTgaagaaatcattaaaaaatccGAAAATATAGTCTGATAATTTAATACTCATTCATTATTTTATCACAAGGACCCCATCATTCAAGAACTCAAAGCTATCCCTTCCTCTTATCAACCTATAAATCAaccctgtgctctgctgtatgTATGATAAGTACTTTTTTCAGCAATTGAACACTCCTTAATTCTTCAGAGTTAATTGCTCCTGTGAGTCGTTGGCTTTTTTTATGAGGGGACTTGATTCTGCCCTGAGATGTTATGACTTTGTGGGacaaaagctgaaaatcagCATTCTGATTcttattaaatgcaaaatatagtGATGTCTATAGTTTGTCAAGCttctactgaaaacaaacatacaaataaaaaaagccaaaaacccaaaccacaaaaccaaccaaataacaacaacatcaaaccccaaacaaacaaaaaaaccctgcacTAATCAATTTGGTGAGTTATGAGAATTATACTATAAGGAGTATGCTTTGCTCCAAAACATCTACAAAAACCTTCTGTTGCTGTCCTATTAATTCTgttgaaaataagttttgtaCTCAGTCAGCCCTGAGCACACATTTCAGCAACCTTGTGTGCAAGAAGTTGCACTTTCACTTACATATGTTCCAGTTAATGAAATGAAACTGTTCTCATATACGAGTAACTAGGGTGTAGGCTCAGTTTTGGGTATTTCTCTCAGTTTGTTTCTATACACAGAACTAATGCACTATGTGTAAGTTCAACATGTGGTTACTTATCAGGTTTCATCAGTGTGAGGAAatcaaaagtgatttttcttttttgtttgccttcAGTGAGGTTGCAACTGTTCCTGTACATGTACATTCCACTGTTATCTTTGCAGATTGacattctatttctttttttcctttttgatctGTTCCATGACATTTGGGCTTTTAACAAAGTTCCCCTTAGATAGCAAATTTTCTTAGCAATGAAGTTTGAAAAGTGGTTTGGAGGTGGAATATAATTGCTCATGTTCTTGCTCATGGTTGTGTCCTTATAATGTATTGCTCAAggtaatttcctttttctttgcctgtAATACTACTTTCTGTACACACTATAGCAATATCTTCCACTCTTCTTTCCCTACGAGAGCTTACTGTCGAACAGCATATGTGAGATTAAGTCTAGTGTAGAGCCCTAccattttctctctgattttaCTGAAGATTTAGACTTTGATTATTCCTTCTGACTGATGTTCAAGACTGCTGGTATGCATTCTATACTTCTGCAACATACTGTTATCTACCCTCCTAGATAGACTGAAAGGTCACCCTTGGGCAGAAAGTTTTTGCCATCCCTCCTTAGGCCTCCTTTCACTATATTTTTGACCTTTTGACTAACCATTACCAtaacacaaaaaataattaaatgtgaTACTGTACTCatgctttaaaatattgcaGTTACTGTGAAAGATCTTGCACATTAGCTGAGAACAATCCAGGTTATTACAGGTGGATTCATAAAGGAAGAGAGATGAACAGttctctctcccctctttctctGTATCTCTTCTCACTAACAAAAGATAGGAATGATTCTGTGTCCTTAAGTgaaagtgattaaaaataatataaaataatgaagatagtaaaatgaaacaaagaaagaaactaaaaacCTTTCCTGTTAAAGGCAAAGGAAAGATCATCAGTAAGAAACATTATTTCATATAACCTATCCATATCCTCAGTGTTTGATGTCAACTTAAACCAAACATTAAAAACCTTAATCAGGATTTGCATCTTTTCAAGttgaaaaagcaaggaaatataaataatgCAACACTTACATGCTATGTTTTGAAAAGATGCACAtaaattttttttgcttactgACACAAAAGGCAGCTCACGCCACAATAAGATTACAAATCCCATTAAATTAGAAAGCATAGTATAAAAATTGCACTAAATAGAGATGTGGAAGCACAACTTTTAATAATGACAgtttttttcaaaaacttttctATATTATATAGCTGAATGCATTTCAAAGTTATAAATTGTGTTAAGACTTCTGATGAAGTCATTTAAAGGTAGAACATAGGAAAAATATGTGTATATCACCAAGTGTTCAGTACATTCCATTTCTACTACATAATAATATTTATTGTGAAGGTATTCAATAATGTATTACCTTCCATTTTAGGTACTGGAGTTCatatttaaatgataaaatCTCAGAGTTCCAAATCATAATATGCAACTTCTTTTGTTCGGtttggttttgtatttgttttgaacAGAAAAGGGATCTGACTTGTATAGAATGTTAAGGTAGTGTGCTCTGAGTAATACTGCGGAAGTCAAGTGGACTACTCAGAAAGTGCAAAGTTTGTTCATAAATCACTGCCAGACTGGAGTCATAGGAGTCATATCGATATTCTTCTGTCATCCAAAAACATGCATCGCAAAACCCAAGAGTTACAGTTCCATATAAAAATTAGTTCCATACactaacattttctttttttttaattagaactAATTTTGTTTAATGGagaatatataattatatattcaAATATGCTAAATAtgcattttgctatttttatagAAAATCTGCATACAAATAGTCATGGATTTCTGTTACACTAATCATAACACTATATATACTACATAGCACACACATGCTAAAATTTAgttcataaaaattaaaacttgtTAGTATATTTGTAGACTAATAATCCACTGTCAGGCATTTTGCCATCACATTGGTGGCTTCAGTTAAAGACAAGATGATCTCTAAGACATGCTGAGGGGCTTGAAGAGTAAGGAAACAAGGGCTAGTTTCTTGGACAGAGACAAAGTTGTCTGGATAAAATCCATGTTATGACAGCTTTCAAAGTTTttaagttctgttttgtttcagtacATTTACTTCTccattcttcagaaaaatataacaGTTTTGGTTTGAGAAAACAATGCAGAACAAGTCTGCAGCCACTAGTTAGGAAACAGAGGACTTCTGTTCAAGGATTTCTCTTCCACAGGAGTaccatctcttttttttagaGCTCTGTGAATAGTGTAGCAGACATCTGCAGCTACATTTGCTCTTGGATTTCTGTCACACCTGTTTCAAGAGAGATTTTGAGAGAATGATGTAAGAACACAATGACACCTATGCAAAAATGTCTTGATAAGCTCTAATCGCAGAATTACTAAGCAGAGATGCAGCCTTGAAAATAGTTAGACAATACAGTTATTTGAACCCAAGTTTTTCCACATGGCTTTTTTACATTCTTAGTGTTGATTACTAAGCAAATGTATTGCAAACTGGAAAATATGTAGGCCTAATTATTATGAATATTCAGGAtcattaactgaaataaaaaggtCATCAGAAATGTTTAAACAGGGGTCAGAGTCAGAATCCTCTATTCTCCTCTAGGTAGGAATGTTCCTACAGAAGTTTTTAGCGGCAGATATTTCATGCCTGGAGTCAAGAGCCTGCAAATTTTACTCTCAGAAGGTTGTATGCAATATTCATGATATATTctcgtagaatcatagaaccgtTTGAAtttgaagggaccttaaaggtcatctagttcaactcccctgcaatgaacagggactcCTACAgctacaccaggttgctcagagctctgtccagcctgatcttgtaTGTCTCTGGAGACCAGACATCCAATACCTCACTggacagcctgtgtcagtacCTCACTACCCTTATcgtaaaaagctttttctttatgtCCGGTATAAGTCCCACCTCTTTTATTATGAAACcgtttccccttttcctatcacaacagaccctgctaaagaatctaTCCCATTCCTTCTTATAGTCTCTCCTTAGATACTgatattttctctgctttctttttttttttttcattcaactAAATATAATTTCACATCTTATAGAACTTACAATAAAtaatttgtctttcttcttgAAATTTTTCTATTGTGGTTTTCTACTCTTTCTGGCTTCTCATTTTTCAAGGTCAGAGTTATCTTCAGTGTTTAATTGTGGAATCCTGATGGACACAAAATTAAAACACCTGTGTCCCCAGGAAGAGCTATAACAAAGAGGAGaccaggagaagaaaaaaaaaacaaaaccatgtgCAGCCAGGAAAcatcaaattattttgctttgagaaaGCCTATAAGCTGGAATTGGCTAAGACCACTCAGAATGCACTAAATTCATAGTTCACCCAGTTTTGCTTATTTATGTGGGTATCCTATGTGTGTCTTCCTTATTCATCTGCTGTAAGTCTATGCTGTGAGCCCTTGTTTCTTGTAGTAAAGATCAGAGTTTACACAGAGAATCCATGTTGCATTGGTTCCCAAATAGTTCTCTTCAGCAGGAAAATCTTACCAGGTACTAAGGAGTAAAGCTGGCTTTGTTATTTAGACACCGTGCACAGCCTACACCTTTTGGGCCAGGAACCATCTTTCTGATGTTGCTGCACATGgtttcattttgctcttttgAAATTCTAGTTTTAGTTTCTCCAGAGTATTATATTATGTCTCCTTGCATTTTAGGCATGTTCATATCACAATATATAATATGTTATGATTATCTGAACCTATGGCATAAACATCTTTGAAATACCGATTGCCTACAAATATGGAGTTTCTCATATTCAGTGCTGAATTCATATTCTCTGTAAATGTACTGGACAGGTCAGAAAGATGCCATCAGCACCACAATAATCAATTTCAATAATGAGAAAATGCAGATCACGTGGGCAACAAGAAAACTATTCCCTGGCAAGAATGTGTCATTTTATTATACGTGAGTATTGATAATGCCTATGCTTCTCTCCCTAAAAAATTTACTTTGGGAAGCTAAAATATCATAGTTATTTTAATCATCTCTGAACTATACACTAAACtttcttaacatttttgtaATCATTCAAGTGGAACATGTTTATATTCATATCCTGCTACAAAGCTGTATAAACCCGTAAACCTGCTGAATAATCAGCTGTAATagatcatagaaacatagaacaGCTTGGGCTGGAGGGCATCACTGAACTTCAactctgccatgggcagggctgccccccaccagatcaggctgttcagggccccatccagccaggctttgaacacctccagggacgggacatccacagcttctctgggcagcctatgccagtgtCTCATCTCCCTCTGTGTAAATAACTTTTTACTAACAAATAACgtaaacctcccctcttttagtttggagccattcccctttgtcctatccCACTAGATTGTGACAATAGGtatgaaatctctttttttttttttttgctaaatgtTGATGTTAATTACACTGTTGAAAGTGTTTTTCTGCATATTATAGTATGTATATTATGTATActaagtatatatattttgtataagAGATGTTATTTACGCAACAGAAACTCAATGTTTTGATTGAAGGTAGTCATAAAACTTCacattccctttcctttctggtTGATATACATGAAAGAACAGCACAATCTTGAAAAAAGGCTTATGAGAACATCAGTTTGAATAAGCTATTCTcttttagagaaaaacaaaacaagctgaCACAAAGGAAACTTGTTAGTTTCAGACTGCACCAAATCCAAGGACTGGAAAGTCAATGAGGTCATGCCAATGAATTGCCTCAAATCATAATGAAATTTCCTCCTTCAAGTCCCGTATCTGGGTTTGTCTTTGTAggagcacagaaaacaaaacgaAGAAAAATATAGCTGCAAAAAGGAATTAGCTTTTATGTCCTGATATGAGTATTTCTATTCattgatattttttaatttccagatTTGAAGAAGGCAAgcagaaatactggaaaacaTGTCCCACATATCTATTGACACAAGATTATAATTCAGGATGTCTTTTTAAGACAGAAGGATGCACCCTTGCTTTCTCAATCATGAACAGCAATGGAAGTGAAGAGCTTTTTTCTAAAAGACTGAAAACTGATTTCTATAGTAAGTATGTAAAAATCAAAACTATATGTTTTGGTAGTCCTGGTGTCCCCATTTGTGCTTAGTCTGAGAAGAAACCATTTCTCTGTCTGTATAAAATGCTGTTAGTATATACAATAAGTGAACTATCAGTATTTGAATTATGGATGCTGATTTTCATCCCTTTCCGTCATCAATAGTTACATAGGATCATGTGCAGCTGTAACTAGGTGGGATTACTTTGGTCAGCAAGATTTGTCCCAGAATGTAGTTTCAAGATTAGgattaaagtaaaatatatgGATATACTTGGCATATTGTAGGTCTACTCAATATTTATgttagaaaacaaatgcaacttGTTAATTTCAATTCTTACTATAAGAGATTTGATATTcctgtttttactttttctggTATTACACATAGATACAGTGCTTAAagtgaagtattttatttatttatttatttatttttcctaataaataccaagcagaaaataaggcaggaagaaagaatCTGGAAAAGCTATTATCGTCTAAATATACATTTACATCTTATTATGaatgttttaggaaaaaagataaatctaaaacctgttaaaatatttaactttgAGAATACTTTTTTGTATCTCATATGGTAAACCATGGAAAATTGCAGCATGGTCCCTGAATTTTGGCTATTAAACTCCCACTGATaccaaaattaatttcaaaagcGTTAgataacaaagaagaaataacgAAAGTCTGACATTAGTTTTGCAATTAGGAAGGTAAGGTTTCATAACATGAAAAGGAATCAAGAAAGACTGAGAAAGCGAGTAACACTCTTCTCAACACTTTATTTCCCACTATTAAAGACTGCGCAATTACATAGGTCAAACCATTGCATTCTCTTGGACCATCTGAAAATAGCAAGGGATAGATTCAGTTGCACACAGGTAAACACCCTGTGTTTTTGCCATATATCTCAGTATATCCCACACTGACTCCAGAAGATGAACGTATGTCTTGTAAGTTTAGTGGTACTGAATTTGTCAATCCCTTTCCAATACAGAAGAatcttcctttctcttaaaTCAAAGGAACTGAAAGAAGATCAGTCCTTCTTTAAGTAGTTTCAGGATTTTCCTGAATTGGGTTGACATCTACTCTTAAACGTGGCGCCTCCAATGGCGAGTAATGTCATAGTGGTACATTCTGACATTTAGTAAGGAGGTTAGCTGCAAAAGTGCATCACATAAGAGGAATAGTCACTTTGCTCCTCGGGGGAAACATGGAGAGATAGAAGGAGTTAATTTaagaatacttatttttaagaggctattgcatgttttttttttttcctcttttccttagTAAAGCCCAATCGACCAGAAAATGTGACTTTCTTCTGGAAGGATGACACTGTTACTGTTACATGTAATAAACCTGAAAGAGGTGTGAAGTGCTTAAGACTTGAGCTTCAATACAAAAGCAAATATGACAAAGGATGGCAAGTGAGTAGAACATGGCACATTCAATCAATGTTGGAAGGAGCTGGAAATATCATCTCCATAGAACATAAAACCTGGTTGTCTTCTGATTGTTCTCCTCTCCTTtacattcaaaataatttgTAGGAGAACtgtattggatttttttttaatctgtacaaTGAACAAAATTACAATTAACAGAGTGGTGTGGTTAGCTTGGTATTTTATGGGTCATATAACTAGAAGGATTATCATGGTGGAAAGGAATAatcaaaaatgaatgaaaatgctCACTTCTACCCTAGGCTCACAGAAAAATTCCAAAGGGAGCAATCTACAGAAAGTGGAGATTGAAATCTTCTtggtggcagtcagcccttaaatggggactaagagaggtggagccaggctccaccccttccggtcagacaggtgaattgccttcacctgtactCCCGCAGTTGGCTCATTGCTTGCCAAAGGCGATCAATCAGAGGTTGAGGctgtgattcaacagttcccatacagatcATGGAACTCTACCATACCAGAAGTCATTTACTTTTTGAGTTATATCTACTCGCTACAGGGCGAATAGGGGACGATGTAAAGGGAAGTTCATATATACAGAACAGCCTTGGaagataaaagcagaaagctgaatagagttaaaagagaaacagcatgaaatgagtgaaaaaaGATGAtacaggatttttatttattctggcTAGCTGTTATTTACATATTATTTCATAGACTTAAATCTACCCAGGAACCTGTAAAAGTTGTAAAAATTTTGTGAATTAAAGTCTCCTTTTTGTATAATGTAAGCAGAAACTGTAACATAGTACTCTGTATGATAACTGTTAGGCCCTTTAGCTCATTGTCAAATAATGAACAACGAGGATGAATGGGAAAGAATAGGTCAAGAAGCAGAATTCCTCAGAATTCAGAGAAaccagattttatttctgaggtTTTGGTATACTCCTTATCCTAGTCATGATCATAATGGAGTGTAGCATTCAAGCATTCTAGCATTCATGTCTTGAAAATTGGAATTAACAACTATACACCTTCCTTCTCAGTCCAGAACTTCTAAGTGTTGCAGAGTTGGAGAGCAAGGCTTTGATCCAAGGAAATGCTATTCTTTTCGGGTCAGACTGAAGAGGATAGTACCCTTTTGCAACGTAGTTGATTACAGCAGTGACTGGGAAGCAGAAACATTTTGGATGAATAGCATATTATTAGGTAACAGCTGTGCTATATTCATATATTGTCTAAGTGCAAACTGGTAAGAGGTGACTGCAAAAAAAGTTGAGAATGTGCAATCAGTTTTATGTTGCACTACGTTCTATGTTCCATCTTCTGTAATCAAAGAAACTTTGTTCCTGATGACTCATAACACTACAAATTTATGCATTTATCTACAAAGTTAAAAATGTCCTTATTATTTGTGTTACAGTAGTGTCTAGGATCCCCCTGTGACAGTGATGTGTTGCATGctgtgtatatattttttatatatatatacatatatttatatttatatatatttatatacatacatatacaaatatatgtGGACTTACATATTTATGTAAAGCATAAACATATGCAGGCACTCTGGTGACAGATGATACATTAACATCAAATTTGAACTCTAAGAAAAACC is a genomic window of Meleagris gallopavo isolate NT-WF06-2002-E0010 breed Aviagen turkey brand Nicholas breeding stock chromosome 1, Turkey_5.1, whole genome shotgun sequence containing:
- the CRLF2 gene encoding cytokine receptor-like factor 2, producing the protein MRLIFQECSMIFTLVNLVGALSQSFGQKDAISTTIINFNNEKMQITWATRKLFPGKNVSFYYTFEEGKQKYWKTCPTYLLTQDYNSGCLFKTEGCTLAFSIMNSNGSEELFSKRLKTDFYIKPNRPENVTFFWKDDTVTVTCNKPERGVKCLRLELQYKSKYDKGWQSRTSKCCRVGEQGFDPRKCYSFRVRLKRIVPFCNVVDYSSDWEAETFWMNSILLDSCDDEIKTQSNTVILLSCLMAVFLMIFILLILLCKWQRLQKSVMPTIPDPKYIFTDLFNDHSGNFQEWIDKTDHAVVQTKLEYEELECIIEEENQQTDKKKSDNQEPREKIFSFSGATGNNSPKTAQNACLMPTFNNTVSFAGPQNVVNDDMYVML